CCGTAGTAACACTTATGTGGTACTGACCAGGTACTTTGAAGGCATGAATCAGGCACTCCAATTGATGTGCTCCTCGTATTTGTCGAAGTCCATTTTGGAGTCAGCTCCTACCTTTTCAAGCATCAGTTTTATCACTTCTTGCTCCTCTGGTGGAAGAAGAATGTCACCACGTCTGCGCTTGAAATATTGGTTGCGCCCGAAGTGGAGGATGAGGGTAGTCATGAACTGGTCATACTGCTGTGGGTACATCCGCTTTTGGAAGTTGGTGAATCCTTTGGCTAATATCACCGGCTTTTTATCTCGATAGTATGTACATGTCTCGTCCTTGCTGCATCTGGTGGGATTGATCAGACGCAGATACTCTTCATTCTGCTCCATCATCATGGAGTAGGCTACCTGATGTAAGCAGGTAGCTGCCATAGGGCAGCTACTATGCTCACATA
The Segatella copri DNA segment above includes these coding regions:
- a CDS encoding DUF6078 family protein — encoded protein: MPKKEYTSLPINYPVCEHSSCPMAATCLHQVAYSMMMEQNEEYLRLINPTRCSKDETCTYYRDKKPVILAKGFTNFQKRMYPQQYDQFMTTLILHFGRNQYFKRRRGDILLPPEEQEVIKLMLEKVGADSKMDFDKYEEHINWSA